Proteins from one Bacteroides mediterraneensis genomic window:
- a CDS encoding alginate export family protein translates to MLIAFLFIGNVSISYAQEENNEKDNFFVSVQIRTRGEYRNGALYPRNEGDLPSGFINERARLSLGYERQRLSLKFSAQHVGVWGQDALVDKNGRFILNEAWAAFEFNDYWFMQLGRQALSYDDERILGGLDWNVAGRYHDALKIGYRKNGHQLHGIFAFNQNDENVIGGTFYDSSKTKLYKNMQTLWYHYDFASTPLQFSIMAMNLGQEGGDAESRKSDTQYMQTFGTYIKYAPGQWDLSGAFYYQFGKNVSSRSVSAFMGSARASYNINKSWSVNVGTDYLSGNDKSDGTYKAFNPLYGTHHKFYGAMDYFYASDFIGGYNPGLSDTQIGVGYKVSSSVSMGINYHYFATAVKLENLERSLGSEIDYQLDWKIMKDVSLSLGYSVMFGTSTMDVVKGGNHNSWQDWGWISLNINPQIFCK, encoded by the coding sequence ATGTTGATAGCATTCTTATTTATAGGAAATGTATCAATCTCTTATGCACAGGAAGAAAATAACGAAAAAGACAATTTTTTTGTTTCGGTCCAGATTCGTACAAGAGGTGAATACCGTAATGGAGCATTGTATCCGCGTAATGAAGGTGATTTGCCGTCCGGTTTTATAAATGAACGTGCCAGACTTTCATTGGGATACGAACGTCAACGCCTTTCTCTGAAATTCTCTGCTCAGCATGTAGGTGTATGGGGACAGGATGCCTTGGTGGATAAGAACGGCCGTTTCATATTGAATGAAGCATGGGCTGCATTTGAATTTAATGATTATTGGTTTATGCAGTTGGGAAGACAGGCTCTTTCGTATGACGATGAGCGTATTCTCGGAGGGTTGGACTGGAATGTAGCCGGACGTTATCACGATGCTCTGAAAATTGGATATAGAAAAAATGGGCATCAGCTTCATGGTATATTTGCATTTAATCAGAATGACGAGAATGTTATAGGAGGAACATTCTATGATAGCAGCAAGACAAAGCTGTATAAGAATATGCAGACTTTATGGTATCATTATGATTTTGCTTCAACCCCTTTACAGTTTTCAATTATGGCAATGAATCTTGGTCAGGAGGGAGGCGATGCTGAGTCAAGAAAATCTGACACTCAATATATGCAGACATTCGGAACATACATTAAATATGCTCCCGGCCAATGGGATTTATCTGGTGCATTTTATTATCAGTTCGGCAAGAATGTATCATCACGTTCAGTATCAGCTTTTATGGGTAGTGCACGTGCTTCATATAATATAAATAAAAGCTGGTCTGTAAATGTTGGAACTGATTACTTGAGTGGAAATGATAAGTCTGACGGAACATATAAGGCTTTCAACCCATTGTATGGAACACACCATAAGTTTTATGGAGCAATGGATTATTTCTATGCTTCTGATTTTATTGGAGGTTATAACCCAGGGCTTTCCGATACTCAGATTGGAGTTGGTTATAAGGTGTCTTCTTCAGTATCGATGGGAATAAATTATCATTATTTTGCTACAGCTGTGAAACTTGAAAATCTGGAACGTTCATTAGGTTCTGAAATTGATTATCAGCTGGACTGGAAGATAATGAAGGATGTAAGTTTGTCTTTAGGCTATTCTGTAATGTTCGGGACTTCAACAATGGATGTTGTAAAAGGAGGTAACCATAACAGCTGGCAAGACTGGGGATGGATATCACTGAATATAAACCCACAAATCTTTTGTAAGTGA
- a CDS encoding Crp/Fnr family transcriptional regulator, which produces METIEFNDYYKDILFSIPLFRDLNTHIKKRLIQELDFNLFKIQNNEIIAEQGEACSRLYILLKGELEVNIIDANGNEVLIENIVAPRAFATPHLFKEDNRFPATFKTIEESILLTATKDSTFRLISECPDILRSFLCVSGKCNICTTVRLDVLSRKTIRERILVYLFKKQAKDSNIIKMPHTLTQLAEYLNVTRPALSTEFNKMEKEGLIKRIPNGNIELNLAKIKRPI; this is translated from the coding sequence ATGGAGACAATCGAATTTAATGACTATTATAAAGATATATTATTCTCAATACCACTATTCCGTGATTTAAATACTCATATAAAAAAGAGACTCATTCAGGAACTTGATTTTAATTTATTCAAGATTCAAAATAATGAAATAATTGCAGAACAAGGAGAAGCCTGTTCCAGGCTATACATCTTATTAAAAGGAGAATTAGAGGTCAATATTATTGATGCAAATGGCAATGAGGTTCTAATCGAAAATATTGTGGCCCCACGTGCATTTGCAACTCCTCATTTGTTTAAAGAAGACAACAGATTCCCCGCAACATTTAAAACGATTGAAGAATCTATACTTCTGACAGCTACAAAGGATTCCACATTCCGTCTCATCAGTGAATGTCCTGATATTTTAAGAAGTTTTCTTTGTGTATCCGGAAAATGTAATATATGTACAACTGTACGTTTGGATGTTTTATCCAGAAAAACAATTAGAGAACGTATCCTAGTATATCTGTTTAAAAAGCAGGCTAAAGACTCTAATATCATTAAGATGCCTCATACTTTAACGCAGCTGGCTGAATATTTGAATGTTACAAGACCTGCATTATCAACTGAATTCAATAAAATGGAAAAGGAAGGATTAATAAAAAGAATACCTAATGGTAACATAGAATTAAACTTGGCTAAAATTAAAAGGCCCATATAA
- a CDS encoding pyridoxamine 5'-phosphate oxidase family protein — protein MRKVSREMDSNWALEIMRKAPYITVSFTRLDGTAYGVPLSLASNGDDIWYFHCAPEGDKLDAIAVNPEVCLSAVTKCQPTVGPKDGTFTLQYRSAIAFGKAEVVTDNDEKVLALRLISQRFLPKHMDAFEEAVERSLHRTAVVKVTLSAPPTGKRKQYDKNGDEMKYGRME, from the coding sequence ATGAGAAAAGTAAGTAGGGAAATGGACAGCAACTGGGCATTGGAAATAATGCGCAAAGCTCCATATATAACGGTTAGTTTTACAAGACTGGACGGTACTGCATATGGAGTACCATTATCTTTGGCCAGTAATGGTGATGATATTTGGTATTTTCATTGTGCTCCAGAAGGCGATAAACTTGATGCTATAGCGGTTAATCCAGAAGTATGTCTTTCTGCTGTTACAAAATGCCAACCTACGGTTGGACCTAAAGATGGAACTTTCACTCTTCAGTATCGCTCGGCTATAGCATTTGGAAAAGCTGAAGTTGTTACTGATAATGATGAAAAGGTTCTGGCTTTGAGATTAATTAGCCAACGCTTTCTGCCAAAACACATGGATGCTTTTGAGGAAGCAGTTGAAAGAAGCCTTCATCGTACGGCAGTAGTCAAAGTAACCTTGTCGGCTCCTCCAACAGGCAAGCGTAAACAATACGATAAGAATGGCGATGAAATGAAGTATGGAAGGATGGAGTAG
- a CDS encoding aspartate aminotransferase family protein yields the protein MNLFDVYSIFPINIVRGSGCYVYDDNANSYLDFYGGHAVISIGHSHPYLIKCMYEQMQNLMFYSNSVVNKLQEKLAYELGEISGYSDYSAFFVNSGAEANENALKLASFHTGKKKVIAFRNSFHGRTSAAVEVTDNPLITAPLNCNDNVCFSGMDIAEVESVLRSGDVCAVIIEGISGVGGIRVPEDDFLKELRKLTIQYGAILIMDEIQSGYGRTGKFFAHQWSGIKPDIITVAKGIANGFPFSGVLISDVFKPRKGMLGTTFGGNHLGCAAALSVIQVMKTENLIENANNVGDYFIHKLRSIESPLITDVRGRGLMIGVEFAISVSKIREMLLFNHHIFTGYSGRNILRILPPLCITKSEVDYFIDKLVCCLDKLGCKND from the coding sequence ATGAATTTGTTTGATGTTTATTCTATATTCCCTATAAATATTGTTAGGGGTTCTGGTTGTTATGTTTATGATGACAACGCTAATTCGTATTTGGATTTTTATGGCGGACATGCTGTAATATCAATAGGACATTCTCATCCGTACCTTATAAAATGTATGTATGAGCAGATGCAGAATCTGATGTTTTACTCTAACTCAGTGGTTAATAAACTTCAGGAGAAGCTTGCATATGAATTGGGTGAAATCTCCGGGTATTCTGATTATAGTGCATTTTTTGTCAATTCTGGAGCCGAGGCAAATGAGAATGCCCTTAAACTTGCCTCGTTTCATACCGGAAAGAAAAAAGTAATAGCATTCAGAAACTCTTTTCATGGTCGTACATCGGCAGCTGTAGAGGTAACAGACAATCCTTTGATAACTGCTCCTCTGAACTGCAATGATAATGTGTGTTTTTCAGGGATGGATATAGCTGAGGTGGAAAGTGTATTGCGTAGTGGAGATGTTTGTGCTGTAATAATAGAAGGTATTTCTGGGGTTGGTGGAATAAGAGTTCCAGAGGATGATTTTCTTAAAGAATTGCGTAAGCTGACTATACAATATGGCGCAATTCTAATTATGGATGAAATACAGTCTGGCTACGGGCGTACAGGAAAGTTCTTTGCTCATCAATGGAGTGGCATTAAACCGGATATCATTACTGTAGCCAAAGGTATAGCCAACGGCTTTCCATTTTCAGGTGTTCTGATAAGTGACGTTTTCAAACCTCGTAAGGGAATGCTTGGAACTACATTTGGCGGTAATCATCTTGGGTGTGCTGCTGCATTGTCGGTGATACAGGTCATGAAAACTGAAAATCTGATAGAAAATGCAAATAATGTGGGAGATTATTTCATACACAAACTGCGTTCTATTGAATCGCCATTAATCACTGATGTTAGAGGACGTGGGCTAATGATAGGAGTTGAGTTTGCCATATCTGTGTCAAAGATCCGAGAGATGCTTCTGTTCAATCACCATATCTTTACCGGATATTCTGGTAGGAATATTTTGAGAATATTGCCTCCATTATGTA